A part of Carassius auratus strain Wakin unplaced genomic scaffold, ASM336829v1 scaf_tig00002951, whole genome shotgun sequence genomic DNA contains:
- the LOC113070109 gene encoding ras-related protein Rab-24-like, producing MTAMRVDAKVVMLGKESVGKTSLVERYVHRRFLVGPYQNTIGAAFVAKALNVGDKVVTLGIWDTAGSERYEAMSRIYYRGARAAVVCYDLTDSSSFGRARFWVKELQNCEERCKIYLCGTKGDLIETDRSMRQVDYHDVQDFADEIGAQHFETSSKTGKNVDEVFQKVAEDFSSCDLEFMQEEKGVDLGKKKDSYFDNCCHN from the exons ATGACTGCCATGCGGGTGGATGCTAAGGTGGTCATGCTTGGCAAAGAGAGTGTGGGTAAAACCAGTCTGGTGGAGAGATACGTCCATCGCCGGTTTCTTGTGGGAccatatcaaaat ACTATAGGGGCTGCATTCGTTGCGAAAGCCCTCAATGTCGGAGACAAGGTGGTTACTCTGGGAATATGG gACACTGCTGGGTCTGAACGCTATGAAGCAATGAGCAGAATTTATTACAGAGGAGCCCGTGCTGCCGTTGTCTGCTATG ACTTAACTGACAGCAGCAGTTTCGGAAGGGCCAGGTTCTGGGTGAAGGAGTTACAGAACTGTGAAGAG cgcTGCAAGATATATTTGTGCGGCACCAAGGGGGACCTCATTGAAACCGATCGAAGTATGCGCCAAGTCGACTACCATGATGTTCAAGACTTTGCAGATG AAATAGGTGCACAACATTTCGAGACCTCCAGCAAAACAGGAAAAAATGTTG atgaggTGTTTCAGAAAGTGGCTGAAGATTTCAGTAGCTGTGATTTAGAGTTCATGCAAG AGGAGAAGGGAGTGGATCTTGGGAAAAAgaaggactcttattttgacaaCTGCTGCCATAACTGA